CTGGAGGCGCTGGATGTGCGTCCGATGACCGATGTCGCCGAGATCGTCGCGCTGGCTTTGGAACCGGCCGTCGAAGCCGCGACGACCGCTGCGGCCTGACAACCGAATACCGCGAGAAGACGCGAATGGCCTCGATATCGCAGGATGAAGCGGCCATTCGCGTCTGCTCGCGCAGATAGGGTGAGGCCGTATGACGGGCAAGACGCACCACTACGAACTCGACATCACCTGGACCGGCAACACCGGCACCGGCACCAGCGCCTACCGGGCCTACGAGCGGTCCCATGACGTCAGCGCGCCGGGGAAGCCGACCGTCATCGCCGGCAGCGCCGACCCGGCGTTCCGCGGCGACCCGCAGCGCTGGAATCCCGAGGAACTGCTGGTGGCCTCGTTGTCGCAGTGCCACATGCTGTGGGTGCTCGCGCTGTGCGCGCAGGCCGGTGTGACCGTGACCGGCTACGTCGACCGTCCGTCGGGCACCATGGCGCAGACCGCGGAAGGCGGCGGCCATTTCACCGAGGTGGTGCTGCGCCCGACCGTGCACCTCGCCGACCCCGCGCAGGCCGAGGCGCTGCCCGACATCCACGAACGGGCCCACAACCTGTGCTTCATCGCGAACTCGGTCAACTTCGAGGTCCGTTGCCAACCGAACGTGGTCGGCGCGCCTTAAAATCCGACTGTCATGGCCTACGACGAAGACCTCGCGGAACGCATTCGTGAACTGCTCGCCACCACCGCCGGTGTCGACGAGAAGCGCATGTTCGGCGGGTTGGCGTTCCTGGTGCACGGCCATATGGCCGTGTGCGCGTCGGCCCAGGGCGGCCTGATGGTGCGGGTGGCCGCCGAGGACACCGCGAACCTGCTCACCCGGGCGCACGTCGAGCCGATGGTGATGGCCGGCCGGGACGTTCTCGGCTGGATCCGGGTCTCGCGCGCCGGTCTGGACGGTCGGCGGCAGCTACAGCCCTGGGTGACCCGCGGCGTGGCCTACGCGTCGAGTCTGCCCCCGAAGTAACCGCCGCCGGAGTTTGTCGTCTCGGCACCCGGGTATGCCTGCAGGATGGCTGCAACCACCTGCATGGCGCAGCGCCTGCTGCACCGGGCGGGCACCACCTATGCCGCCGAGGCCGGGATCACCCTCCGCGACAAACCCAAACCGCTGTTCCAGCTGCTGACTTTCGCCATGCTGGCCAGCAAGCCGATCGCCGCCTCGGTCGCGGCGGCGGCGGCCCAGGAGATCTTCCGCGCCGGGCTGCGCACCCCGGCGTCGGTACTGCGTGCCGACCGCTCGGCGATGATCGCGGCGTTCGGGCGGGCCGGCTACGCCCGATACGACGAGAGTTCTGCGACCAGACTCGCCGAACTGGCCACCACCGTGCGCGACCGCTACGCCGGGGATCTGCGTAACCTCGCCGAGGAGTCCGGTCACGACGGGCGCGAAACCGCACGGGCCCTACAGCAGTTCAACGGCATCGGGCCGACCGGTGCGGACATCTTCCTGCGCGAAGCGCAGAGCGTATGGCCCTGGGCCCAGCCATATTTCGACGACCGCACGCTCAGCACGGCGCGGGCACTCGGGTTGCCGGCCGAACCCGATGCCCTGCTGTCGGCCTCCGACGGCCGGCCCGCTGAGTTGGCCGCCGCGCTGGTGCGGGTCTCGCTCGACGACGAGCTACGTCGCCGCGTGACGGCCGATTGATCACGATAGAACGGAGAACGCCATGCCCACCGTCGTCATCATCGGAGCCGGATTGGCCGGTGCCAAAGCCGCTGAAGCACTGCGGGACAAAAATTTCGGGGGACGGATCATCCTGTTCGGAGACGAACACCAGCTGCCCTATGAACGGCCACCGCTGTCCAAGGACTACCTCGCGAACAAGAAGACGCTCGCCGATTTCACCGTGCACCCCGAAGAGTGGTACCGCGACCACGAGATCGATCTGCGGCTGGGCACCGAGGTACAGATCATCGACTCCGGCGGGCACTCCGTGGGTTTCGACGACGGGCGCCACGAGCACTACGACAAACTGCTGCTCGCCACCGGGTCGCGGGCACGCCGGCTCGACCTCCCGGGAGCCGACGCCGCGGGGGTCCATACGCTGCGCACCGTCGATGACGCGTCCGCGCTGCTGGCGGTCCTCGACCCGGGCAGCCGGCTGGCCATCGTCGGGGCGGGGTGGATCGGCCTGGAGGTGGCCGCCGGGGCCCGGGGACGCGGGGCCGCCGTCACCGTCGTGGAGGCCGCCGAACTTCCGTTGCTGGCCGCCCTCGGCCCCGAGGTCGCCGAGGTGTTCGCCGAACTGCACACCGAACACGGTGTCGACCTGCGGTTCAACGCCGACGTGCAGGGGATCACCGCCGCCGGCGACGGGGTCACCGGGCTGCAGCTGGCCGACGGGTCGACGGTCGCCGCCGACATCGTCCTGATCGCGGTGGGCGCGCAGCCCAATATCGGGCTGGCCGAGAAGGCGGGCCTGGAACTGTCCGATGGCGGCGTGGCGGTCGACGCGTCACTGCAGACCAGCGATCCCGACATCTACGCCGTGGGTGACATCGCCGCGGCCCGCCATCCCCTGTTCGGCGACCGGATCCGCACCGAACACTGGGCCAACGCGCTCAAACAACCCGCTGTGGCGGTGGCCGGCGTGCTCGGCAACCCGGGCAGTTACGACGAGTTGCCGTACTTCTTCACCGACCAGTACGACCTCGGCATGGAGTATGTCGGCCATGCCCCCGAGTACGACTCGGTGGTGTTCCGTGGTGACGTCGGCGCCCGCGAGTTCACCGCGTTCTGGCTGGACAAGGACGCCCGTGTGCTGGCCGGCATGAACGTCAACATCTGGGATGGCCTGGACGACATCAAGGCCCTCGTCCGGTCCGGGAAGACGGTGGACGCAGCGCGGCTGGCGGACCCGGAAGTGCCGCCGGCCGCGCTGCTCTGATTCAGCCCAGCGTGGCGGTCCCGTCGGCCCGGACGGTGACTTTGGCCCCGGCGATGTCCTCGTCGACGCTGGCCTGGGCCTCCGAGCGGTCGGTGAGCACCGCCAGGGTGCGGCTGCCCTCGGGTGTGAGCACGGCCAGCAACGCCTTCTCGGGCAGGCCCTCCCGGTCGTAGGGGGTGGTCCAGGTCTCGACCGTGCCGGTGCCCTCCCACTCGACCTCGCCGACCCGGGTCGGTTCGGCGTCCACCGTGGACTGCACATCCTCCCAACGGAATTCGTGGGTAGGCGGCTCGGTGCCGTACACGCCGAAGCTGTGCTTGGTGAGGTAGCCGCCGTTGGCGGTGATCAGTCCGCGGGTGCCCGGGTTGGCGGTCAGCTGCTCGGCCATGGTCGCGATGGAGTGGGTGACGTAGTTGTTCCACGGGCCGCCCGCGAAGGTCAAACCACCGGTCACGGTGAGCGGGCGCTGCGGGTCGTCCAGCGGCAGGCCGAGTTCGTTGGCCGCGACCTGGACCGCGGACGGGAAACACGAGTAGACGTCGACCAGCGCGATGTCGTCCAGGCTCGCACCGGCCAGCTCCAGCGCACGCTTCCCGGCGATCCGGATGGCCGGTGAGCCGTAG
This region of Mycolicibacterium diernhoferi genomic DNA includes:
- a CDS encoding TfoX/Sxy family protein; the protein is MAYDEDLAERIRELLATTAGVDEKRMFGGLAFLVHGHMAVCASAQGGLMVRVAAEDTANLLTRAHVEPMVMAGRDVLGWIRVSRAGLDGRRQLQPWVTRGVAYASSLPPK
- a CDS encoding endonuclease, translated to MAATTCMAQRLLHRAGTTYAAEAGITLRDKPKPLFQLLTFAMLASKPIAASVAAAAAQEIFRAGLRTPASVLRADRSAMIAAFGRAGYARYDESSATRLAELATTVRDRYAGDLRNLAEESGHDGRETARALQQFNGIGPTGADIFLREAQSVWPWAQPYFDDRTLSTARALGLPAEPDALLSASDGRPAELAAALVRVSLDDELRRRVTAD
- a CDS encoding OsmC family protein, translated to MTGKTHHYELDITWTGNTGTGTSAYRAYERSHDVSAPGKPTVIAGSADPAFRGDPQRWNPEELLVASLSQCHMLWVLALCAQAGVTVTGYVDRPSGTMAQTAEGGGHFTEVVLRPTVHLADPAQAEALPDIHERAHNLCFIANSVNFEVRCQPNVVGAP
- a CDS encoding NAD(P)/FAD-dependent oxidoreductase, translating into MPTVVIIGAGLAGAKAAEALRDKNFGGRIILFGDEHQLPYERPPLSKDYLANKKTLADFTVHPEEWYRDHEIDLRLGTEVQIIDSGGHSVGFDDGRHEHYDKLLLATGSRARRLDLPGADAAGVHTLRTVDDASALLAVLDPGSRLAIVGAGWIGLEVAAGARGRGAAVTVVEAAELPLLAALGPEVAEVFAELHTEHGVDLRFNADVQGITAAGDGVTGLQLADGSTVAADIVLIAVGAQPNIGLAEKAGLELSDGGVAVDASLQTSDPDIYAVGDIAAARHPLFGDRIRTEHWANALKQPAVAVAGVLGNPGSYDELPYFFTDQYDLGMEYVGHAPEYDSVVFRGDVGAREFTAFWLDKDARVLAGMNVNIWDGLDDIKALVRSGKTVDAARLADPEVPPAALL